One region of Baekduia soli genomic DNA includes:
- a CDS encoding UDP-glucuronic acid decarboxylase family protein has protein sequence MATCLVTGGAGFLGSHLCDELLRRGNRVICVDNLETGSLANIHHIRVPEFRFLQADIVEPYFVDEPVDMVYHLASPASPIDYLRLPLHTLKVGSHGTHHTLGLAKAHRARFLIASTSEVYGDPQVHPQPESYWGHVNPIGPRGVYDEAKRYAEALTMAYHRQQGVDTAIIRIFNTYGTRMRPNDGRAIPTFLRQALSRKPITVFGEGKQTRSFTYVDDLIAGMIALAESGYHQPVNIGNPDEFTLLELAQTVIELTGSESEIVFEALPTDDPQVRQPNIDLAKEILGWAPTVGLREGLQRTLDESGVEMLVGASR, from the coding sequence ATGGCCACCTGCCTCGTCACCGGCGGCGCCGGGTTCCTCGGGTCGCACCTGTGCGACGAGCTCCTGCGTCGCGGCAACCGCGTCATCTGCGTGGACAACCTCGAGACGGGCTCGCTCGCCAACATCCACCACATCCGCGTGCCGGAGTTCCGGTTCCTGCAGGCCGACATCGTGGAGCCCTACTTCGTCGACGAGCCGGTGGACATGGTCTACCACCTCGCGTCGCCGGCCTCGCCCATCGACTACCTGCGCCTGCCGCTGCACACGCTGAAGGTCGGCTCGCACGGCACGCACCACACGCTCGGCCTGGCCAAGGCCCACCGCGCACGGTTCCTCATCGCCTCCACGAGCGAGGTCTACGGAGACCCCCAGGTCCACCCGCAGCCCGAGAGCTATTGGGGCCACGTCAACCCCATCGGCCCGCGCGGCGTCTACGACGAGGCCAAGCGCTACGCCGAGGCGCTGACGATGGCCTACCACCGCCAGCAGGGCGTGGACACGGCGATCATCCGCATCTTCAACACCTACGGCACGCGCATGCGCCCCAACGACGGCCGCGCCATCCCGACCTTCCTGCGCCAGGCGCTGTCGCGCAAGCCGATCACCGTGTTCGGCGAGGGCAAGCAGACGCGGTCGTTCACCTACGTCGACGACCTCATCGCGGGCATGATCGCCCTGGCCGAGTCGGGATACCACCAGCCCGTCAACATCGGCAACCCCGATGAGTTCACGCTCCTCGAGCTCGCTCAGACGGTCATCGAGCTCACCGGCAGCGAGTCCGAGATCGTCTTCGAGGCGCTGCCGACCGACGACCCGCAGGTCCGCCAGCCGAACATCGACCTGGCCAAGGAGATCCTGGGCTGGGCGCCCACCGTGGGCCTGCGTGAGGGCCTGCAGCGCACGCTCGACGAGTCGGGCGTCGAGATGCTCGTCGGCGCTTCGCGGTAG
- a CDS encoding DUF2269 family protein — MLALAFYDVVLAVHIMAVVVAFGVIFAYPVIVPWMRRTHPAAMPSLHGAQVRVGRMVISPGMVLVLAAGIYLASKADVWSEAWVSVPLVILVIIGGLGGAFFTPTEKRLAELSERDLAGGGTLGAEYDALLARWRVVASVAALLVLVAIFFMAAKP; from the coding sequence ATGCTCGCCCTCGCGTTCTACGACGTCGTCCTGGCCGTCCACATCATGGCCGTCGTGGTCGCCTTCGGGGTGATCTTCGCCTATCCGGTGATCGTGCCGTGGATGCGCCGGACCCACCCGGCGGCGATGCCCTCGCTGCACGGCGCCCAGGTGCGGGTCGGCCGCATGGTCATCTCGCCGGGGATGGTGCTCGTCCTCGCGGCCGGGATCTACCTGGCCAGCAAGGCCGACGTCTGGTCGGAGGCCTGGGTCAGCGTCCCGCTCGTGATCCTGGTGATCATCGGCGGCCTGGGTGGGGCGTTCTTCACACCCACCGAGAAGCGCCTGGCCGAGCTCTCCGAGCGCGACCTCGCCGGCGGGGGCACCCTCGGCGCCGAGTACGACGCGCTGCTGGCCCGCTGGCGCGTCGTCGCCTCGGTCGCCGCCCTGCTCGTGCTGGTGGCCATCTTCTTCATGGCCGCCAAGCCCTAG
- a CDS encoding acyl-CoA mutase large subunit family protein: MATSPAEERLTVAPIVGPDDPRRFTDSGIEIKALYTADDLPPKLELGEPGEFPYIRGPHRDMYRKQVWTMRQYAGYASAKESNERYRYLLSKGGTGLSMAFDLPTQLGLDSDNPRCLGEVGRTGVAIDTIDDMRTAFDGIPLDQVSTSMTINAPAACLLLLYELVGEEQGVPSEQLRGTTQNDVLKEYIARGNYIYPPVPTMRLTTDLFGYCAEHVPKWNTVSISGYHFREKGCSAVQEVAFTLCSGIAYVQAAIDAGLEVDQFAPRLAFFFNGHNNVFQEVAKFRAARRMWAHIMRDRFGATNPKAMMLRFHTQTGGVTLTAQQPENNIARVALQGFAAVCGGTQSLHTNGYDEALALPTERAAKIAVRTQQVIAHESGAADTVDPFAGSYFIESLTDEIESRAQELITKVDELGGSVNAIEFITGEIDESAWGYQERYRLGQDIVVGVNKYEEDEIEVPDLLRVDPDSERQQLERLAAFKADRDQELVQRRLEEVREAARGTANMLPAIKEALRDRASLGEVCGAMQDVFGKYAPTF, from the coding sequence ATGGCGACGTCTCCTGCAGAGGAGCGCCTCACCGTCGCGCCCATCGTGGGCCCGGACGACCCGAGGCGCTTCACCGACTCCGGCATCGAGATCAAGGCGCTCTACACCGCCGACGACCTCCCGCCCAAGCTCGAGCTCGGCGAGCCCGGCGAGTTCCCCTACATCCGCGGACCCCACCGCGACATGTACCGCAAGCAGGTCTGGACGATGCGGCAGTACGCGGGCTACGCGTCGGCCAAGGAGTCCAACGAGCGCTACCGCTACCTGCTCTCCAAGGGCGGCACCGGCCTCTCGATGGCCTTCGACCTGCCGACCCAGCTCGGCCTGGACTCGGACAACCCGCGCTGCCTCGGCGAGGTCGGGCGCACGGGTGTCGCGATCGACACGATCGACGACATGCGCACGGCCTTCGACGGGATCCCGCTGGACCAGGTCTCCACGTCGATGACGATCAACGCGCCCGCCGCCTGCCTGCTGCTGCTCTACGAGCTCGTCGGCGAGGAGCAGGGCGTCCCGAGCGAGCAGCTGCGCGGCACGACGCAGAACGACGTGCTCAAGGAGTACATCGCCCGCGGCAACTACATCTACCCGCCCGTGCCCACGATGCGGCTGACGACCGACCTGTTCGGCTACTGCGCCGAGCACGTGCCGAAGTGGAACACGGTCTCCATCTCGGGCTACCACTTCCGGGAGAAGGGCTGCTCGGCGGTGCAGGAGGTCGCGTTCACGCTGTGCAGCGGCATCGCCTACGTCCAGGCGGCCATCGACGCCGGCCTGGAGGTCGACCAGTTCGCGCCGCGCCTGGCCTTCTTCTTCAACGGCCACAACAACGTCTTCCAGGAGGTCGCGAAGTTCCGCGCCGCCCGGCGGATGTGGGCGCACATCATGCGCGACCGGTTCGGGGCCACCAACCCCAAGGCCATGATGCTGCGGTTCCACACGCAGACCGGCGGCGTGACGCTGACCGCCCAGCAGCCCGAGAACAACATCGCCCGCGTGGCCCTGCAGGGCTTCGCGGCAGTCTGCGGCGGCACGCAGTCGCTGCACACCAACGGCTATGACGAGGCGCTCGCGCTGCCCACGGAGCGCGCCGCGAAGATCGCCGTGCGCACCCAGCAGGTCATCGCGCACGAGTCCGGCGCCGCCGACACCGTCGACCCGTTCGCCGGGTCGTACTTCATCGAATCGCTGACCGACGAGATCGAGAGCCGCGCGCAGGAGCTCATCACCAAGGTCGACGAGCTCGGCGGCTCGGTCAACGCGATCGAGTTCATCACGGGCGAGATCGACGAGTCGGCCTGGGGCTACCAGGAGCGCTACCGGCTGGGCCAGGACATCGTCGTCGGCGTCAACAAGTACGAGGAGGACGAGATCGAGGTCCCTGACCTCCTGCGCGTCGACCCCGACTCCGAGCGCCAGCAGCTCGAGCGCCTCGCCGCGTTCAAGGCCGACCGCGACCAGGAGCTCGTCCAGCGCCGTCTCGAGGAGGTCCGCGAGGCCGCGCGCGGCACCGCCAACATGCTGCCCGCCATCAAGGAGGCGCTGCGCGACCGGGCGTCGCTCGGCGAGGTCTGCGGTGCGATGCAGGACGTCTTCGGCAAATACGCTCCGACGTTCTGA
- a CDS encoding sugar transferase: MPKATTADQAELRATRLPVESLPERDVRAKRPPMLSFLLRWATLRRAARVLSLLALDLASIVGAIFTALALKALVRGGFDAEVSWQQAKDYTPFAFLVASLLFARSGLYAERAVRPGLTRIVASLFQTTVVALLFAVVNGESFSSYYIFYGTLFFAVAYVSTARFVYEYATGAILRAAGYQRRAVLVGTGEQIEAVAHALQASGGHSPVQVVGFVSQTFRPDNGLRSLGGLEDIGAIVEANKVDEVIIADPAFPQQTAVELVDTCHQRGVVVRIAPSTMEILIHRAEFVPGQSVPLFELKPPVFDGIDFALKRTFDVAVSSVLLLVFSPLLAASALAVRLTSRGPVLYRSWRPGIGGVPFACLKFRTMYQDADERQADLEASNEATGALFKMRRDPRITRVGRLLRRFSVDELPQLMNVLRGDMSLVGPRPLPQRDFDRLEDWHKKRYLVLPGITGLWQVSGRSDLDFDDLVRLDFLYLERWSVFLDLTILVKTVPAVFTRRGAF; this comes from the coding sequence ATGCCGAAGGCGACCACGGCCGACCAGGCGGAGCTGCGGGCGACGCGACTGCCCGTCGAGTCGCTGCCCGAGCGCGACGTGCGCGCCAAGCGCCCGCCGATGCTGAGCTTCCTGTTGCGCTGGGCCACCCTCCGGCGGGCCGCGCGTGTCCTCTCGCTGTTGGCGCTCGACCTCGCGTCGATCGTCGGCGCCATCTTCACCGCGCTGGCGCTCAAGGCGCTCGTGCGCGGCGGCTTCGACGCCGAGGTCTCCTGGCAGCAGGCCAAGGACTACACGCCGTTCGCGTTCCTGGTCGCCTCGCTGCTGTTCGCGCGGTCGGGCCTGTACGCCGAGCGCGCCGTGCGCCCGGGGCTCACGCGGATCGTCGCGTCGCTGTTCCAGACGACGGTGGTCGCGCTGCTCTTCGCCGTCGTCAACGGCGAGTCGTTCTCGAGCTACTACATCTTCTACGGCACGCTGTTCTTCGCCGTGGCCTACGTGTCGACCGCGCGCTTCGTCTACGAGTACGCCACGGGGGCGATCCTGCGCGCCGCGGGCTACCAGCGCCGCGCGGTGCTCGTCGGCACGGGCGAGCAGATCGAGGCCGTCGCCCACGCGCTGCAGGCCTCCGGCGGCCACAGCCCCGTGCAGGTCGTGGGGTTCGTCTCGCAGACCTTCCGGCCCGACAACGGGCTGCGCTCGCTCGGTGGGCTGGAGGACATCGGCGCCATCGTCGAGGCCAACAAGGTCGACGAGGTCATCATCGCCGACCCCGCGTTCCCGCAGCAGACCGCGGTCGAGCTCGTCGACACCTGCCACCAGCGCGGCGTCGTGGTGCGCATCGCGCCGTCGACGATGGAGATCCTCATCCACCGCGCCGAGTTCGTGCCCGGCCAGTCGGTGCCGCTGTTCGAGCTCAAGCCGCCGGTCTTCGACGGCATCGACTTCGCGCTCAAGCGGACGTTCGACGTGGCGGTCTCGTCGGTGCTGTTGCTGGTGTTCAGCCCGCTGCTGGCCGCCAGCGCGCTGGCCGTGCGCCTCACGTCGCGCGGCCCCGTGCTCTACCGCTCGTGGCGGCCCGGGATCGGCGGCGTGCCGTTCGCGTGCCTGAAGTTCCGCACGATGTACCAGGACGCCGACGAGCGCCAGGCCGACCTCGAGGCCAGCAACGAGGCCACCGGGGCGCTGTTCAAGATGCGCCGCGACCCGCGCATCACGCGCGTCGGCCGGCTGCTGCGGCGCTTCTCGGTCGACGAGCTGCCCCAGCTCATGAACGTCCTGCGCGGCGACATGTCGCTCGTCGGGCCGCGTCCTCTGCCCCAGCGCGACTTCGACCGCCTCGAGGACTGGCACAAGAAGCGCTACCTGGTCCTGCCGGGCATCACGGGGCTGTGGCAGGTCTCCGGGCGCTCGGACCTGGACTTCGACGACCTCGTGCGACTGGACTTCCTCTACCTCGAGCGCTGGTCGGTCTTCCTGGACCTGACGATCCTCGTCAAGACCGTGCCCGCCGTGTTCACGCGCCGCGGCGCGTTCTGA
- a CDS encoding molybdenum cofactor biosynthesis protein MoaE: MKVRVRLFAGLRERAGRDELELELPDGARVADALARVEHLAPGVALVLAVNREYASPDVVLAPGDELAVVPPVSGGAVLDGPLSLDAVAARVQDARAGAVVTFSGTTRDVAFLDYEAYAEMAAQRIEQIVAEAIARHGLCAAAADHRVGRVALGEASVVVAASAPHRPEAFAGAREIIDRIKAEAPIWKKEEGAWVAGTVPEVTGADAGADAGADAGAAPGVLDVRLEGRLEHGTQVVVVWGTAEAAARVGWLGGPFHQLRCEEPLAVRRNDRIEVRRPGDDELLAEGVVLDPQARQHGPTNDSLVRLSRLARGEDLPAPADAVRERDRPVAPPPLDAAALALERRYASAGAGALPDAELTTDERAALFALREAGRVVRLRRGRHVHVDFAPA; the protein is encoded by the coding sequence GTGAAGGTCAGGGTGCGGCTGTTCGCCGGGTTGAGGGAGCGTGCGGGGCGCGACGAGCTGGAGCTCGAGCTGCCCGACGGCGCCCGCGTCGCCGACGCGCTGGCCCGCGTGGAGCACCTGGCCCCGGGTGTCGCCCTCGTCCTGGCGGTCAACCGCGAGTATGCGTCGCCCGACGTCGTGCTCGCGCCCGGCGATGAGCTGGCGGTCGTCCCGCCCGTCAGCGGGGGCGCCGTCCTCGACGGGCCGCTGTCGCTCGACGCGGTCGCGGCGCGCGTGCAGGACGCCCGCGCCGGCGCCGTGGTGACGTTCAGCGGCACGACGCGCGACGTCGCGTTCCTGGACTACGAGGCCTACGCCGAGATGGCCGCGCAGCGCATCGAGCAGATCGTCGCCGAGGCGATCGCCCGCCACGGCCTCTGCGCCGCCGCCGCCGACCACCGCGTCGGCCGGGTCGCCCTGGGGGAGGCCTCCGTCGTCGTGGCCGCCAGCGCGCCGCACCGGCCCGAGGCGTTCGCGGGCGCCCGCGAGATCATCGACCGCATCAAGGCCGAGGCGCCGATCTGGAAGAAGGAGGAGGGCGCCTGGGTGGCCGGCACGGTGCCCGAGGTCACCGGGGCCGACGCCGGCGCCGACGCCGGGGCCGACGCCGGCGCGGCGCCGGGCGTGCTCGACGTGCGCCTGGAGGGCCGGCTGGAGCACGGCACCCAGGTCGTGGTGGTCTGGGGCACCGCGGAGGCCGCCGCGCGCGTCGGCTGGCTCGGCGGGCCGTTCCACCAGCTGCGCTGCGAGGAGCCGCTGGCCGTGCGGCGCAACGACCGCATCGAGGTCCGCCGGCCCGGAGACGACGAGCTGCTGGCCGAGGGCGTCGTGCTCGACCCGCAGGCCCGGCAGCACGGCCCGACGAACGACAGCCTCGTGCGCCTGAGCCGGCTGGCCCGCGGCGAGGACCTGCCCGCGCCGGCCGATGCCGTGCGCGAGCGCGACCGGCCCGTCGCGCCGCCGCCGCTGGACGCCGCCGCGCTGGCGCTCGAGCGCCGCTACGCCTCGGCCGGGGCCGGGGCGCTGCCCGACGCCGAGCTGACGACCGACGAGCGCGCCGCGCTCTTCGCGCTGCGGGAGGCCGGCCGGGTCGTGCGGCTGCGGCGCGGGCGCCACGTGCACGTGGACTTCGCGCCCGCCTGA